From the Lolium rigidum isolate FL_2022 chromosome 2, APGP_CSIRO_Lrig_0.1, whole genome shotgun sequence genome, one window contains:
- the LOC124691868 gene encoding PTI1-like tyrosine-protein kinase At3g15890 isoform X2, translated as MKWFSCCRRSDGKKKKKDTTWRIFSLKELQSATNNFNYDNKLGEGGFGSVYWGQLWDGSQIAVKRLKSWSNKAEKEFAVEVEVLARVRHKSLLSLRGYCAEGQERLIVYDYMQNLSLHSHLHGQHAAECHLSWERRMNIAIDSAEGIAYLHHHAIPHIIHRDVKASNVLLDANFQARVADFGFAKLIPDGATHVTTKVKGTLGYLAPEYAMLGKAKESCDVYSFGVLLLELASGKRPVEKINPTTKLTITEWALPFARDKKFKEMADPKLSDSFDEAEVKRMVVIGLACTQKTPERRPIMSEVVELLRGESAEKFSELENGDLFKLEQTNSGQRQPGSGISDAISEEKDSKEDAIEEAVESSETVPTAR; from the exons ATGAAGTGGTTTTCCTGCTGCAGGCGGTCTGACGG gaagaagaagaagaaggacacgACATGGAGGATCTTCTCGCTCAAGGAGCTACAGTCCGCGACCAACAATTTCAATTACGACAACAAGCTTGGCGAGGGCGGATTCGGCAGCGTCTACTGGGGCCAGCTCTGGGACGGATCGCAG ATTGCCGTGAAAAGGCTCAAGAGCTGGAGCAACAAAGCTGAAAAGGAGTTTGCTGTTGAGGTGGAGGTTTTGGCACGAGTTAGGCACAAGAGCCTGTTGAGCTTACGTGGCTACTGCGCTGAAGGCCAGGAGCGTCTGATAGTCTATGACTATATGCAGAACCTGAGCTTGCACTCTCACCTACATGGACAGCACGCGGCTGAATGCCATCTTAGTTGGGAGCGAAGAATGAATATCGCTATTGATTCAGCAGAGGGCATTGC TTACCTTCATCACCATGCGATCCCACATATCATCCATAGAGACGTCAAGGCGAGCAATGTTCTCTTGGACGCGAATTTCCAAGCACGGGTCGCTGATTTCGGTTTTGCGAAACTCATACCAGATGGCGCAACCCATGTGACCACAAAGGTGAAAGGCACGCTGGGTTACCTTGCACCGGAGTATGCCATGCTTGGTAAGGCCAAGGAAAGCTGTGACGTCTACAGCTTCGGAGTACTGCTATTAGAGCTTGCCAGTGGAAAGAGGCCAGTCGAGAAGATAAACCCCACTACGAAACTGACCATCACCGAGTGGGCACTTCCATTCGCCCGTGATAAGAAGTTCAAGGAAATGGCTGATCCGAAGCTGAGCGATAGCTTTGATGAGGCTGAGGTGAAGCGAATGGTAGTTATCGGGCTTGCTTGTACTCAAAAGACACCAGAACGAAGACCAATAATGTCTGAAGTTGTTGAGCTTCTCAGGGGAGAATCTGCGGAGAAGTTCTCTGAATTGGAGAATGGTGACCTGTTCAAGCTGGAACAGACCAACTCTGGCCAGAGACAGCCAGGTTCTGGTATCTCAGATGCCATTTCGGAAGAGAAGGATTCGAAGGAGGATGCGATAGAGGAGGCTGTTGAGTCAAGTGAGACTGTACCAACAGCTAGGTAG
- the LOC124691868 gene encoding PTI1-like tyrosine-protein kinase At3g15890 isoform X1: MKWFSCCRRSDGAQPGRKKKKKDTTWRIFSLKELQSATNNFNYDNKLGEGGFGSVYWGQLWDGSQIAVKRLKSWSNKAEKEFAVEVEVLARVRHKSLLSLRGYCAEGQERLIVYDYMQNLSLHSHLHGQHAAECHLSWERRMNIAIDSAEGIAYLHHHAIPHIIHRDVKASNVLLDANFQARVADFGFAKLIPDGATHVTTKVKGTLGYLAPEYAMLGKAKESCDVYSFGVLLLELASGKRPVEKINPTTKLTITEWALPFARDKKFKEMADPKLSDSFDEAEVKRMVVIGLACTQKTPERRPIMSEVVELLRGESAEKFSELENGDLFKLEQTNSGQRQPGSGISDAISEEKDSKEDAIEEAVESSETVPTAR; encoded by the exons ATGAAGTGGTTTTCCTGCTGCAGGCGGTCTGACGG GGCTCAACCTggcaggaagaagaagaagaaggacacgACATGGAGGATCTTCTCGCTCAAGGAGCTACAGTCCGCGACCAACAATTTCAATTACGACAACAAGCTTGGCGAGGGCGGATTCGGCAGCGTCTACTGGGGCCAGCTCTGGGACGGATCGCAG ATTGCCGTGAAAAGGCTCAAGAGCTGGAGCAACAAAGCTGAAAAGGAGTTTGCTGTTGAGGTGGAGGTTTTGGCACGAGTTAGGCACAAGAGCCTGTTGAGCTTACGTGGCTACTGCGCTGAAGGCCAGGAGCGTCTGATAGTCTATGACTATATGCAGAACCTGAGCTTGCACTCTCACCTACATGGACAGCACGCGGCTGAATGCCATCTTAGTTGGGAGCGAAGAATGAATATCGCTATTGATTCAGCAGAGGGCATTGC TTACCTTCATCACCATGCGATCCCACATATCATCCATAGAGACGTCAAGGCGAGCAATGTTCTCTTGGACGCGAATTTCCAAGCACGGGTCGCTGATTTCGGTTTTGCGAAACTCATACCAGATGGCGCAACCCATGTGACCACAAAGGTGAAAGGCACGCTGGGTTACCTTGCACCGGAGTATGCCATGCTTGGTAAGGCCAAGGAAAGCTGTGACGTCTACAGCTTCGGAGTACTGCTATTAGAGCTTGCCAGTGGAAAGAGGCCAGTCGAGAAGATAAACCCCACTACGAAACTGACCATCACCGAGTGGGCACTTCCATTCGCCCGTGATAAGAAGTTCAAGGAAATGGCTGATCCGAAGCTGAGCGATAGCTTTGATGAGGCTGAGGTGAAGCGAATGGTAGTTATCGGGCTTGCTTGTACTCAAAAGACACCAGAACGAAGACCAATAATGTCTGAAGTTGTTGAGCTTCTCAGGGGAGAATCTGCGGAGAAGTTCTCTGAATTGGAGAATGGTGACCTGTTCAAGCTGGAACAGACCAACTCTGGCCAGAGACAGCCAGGTTCTGGTATCTCAGATGCCATTTCGGAAGAGAAGGATTCGAAGGAGGATGCGATAGAGGAGGCTGTTGAGTCAAGTGAGACTGTACCAACAGCTAGGTAG